The Catenulispora sp. EB89 genome has a segment encoding these proteins:
- a CDS encoding winged helix-turn-helix transcriptional regulator has product MSTRAETADPEERALDLAYDVLQARCPSRPALEHVTGRWGTLIMMALRDGPVRFNELRRRVDGVSEKMLSQGLQALERDGFVAREVQSTMPPKVEYRLTALGTDTANLLKDLVTFLETRMPDVEAAQVRYDEAASA; this is encoded by the coding sequence ATGAGTACGCGCGCCGAGACAGCCGATCCGGAAGAGCGCGCCCTCGACCTGGCCTACGACGTCCTGCAGGCGCGCTGTCCGTCGCGCCCCGCGCTGGAGCACGTGACCGGCCGCTGGGGCACGCTGATCATGATGGCGCTGCGGGACGGCCCGGTCCGGTTCAACGAGCTGCGCCGCCGGGTCGACGGCGTCAGCGAGAAGATGTTGTCGCAGGGGCTGCAGGCCCTGGAACGGGACGGTTTCGTGGCCCGCGAGGTGCAGTCGACGATGCCGCCGAAGGTCGAGTACCGGCTGACGGCGCTCGGTACGGACACCGCGAACCTGCTGAAGGATCTGGTGACGTTCCTGGAGACCCGGATGCCGGACGTCGAGGCCGCGCAGGTGCGCTACGACGAGGCCGCCTCCGCATAA
- a CDS encoding tyrosine-protein phosphatase, with product MTRHVEFQLLHNFRDLGGYPTADGRATRWGVLYRSDNLRKLSESADVERFLALDVTTVVDLRYPWEIEQSGRVPEFPGLRYVNLSIEHQPYDQGALGDDFDPWRFLADRYMEVAQDGVKEIRGVLEAIADPESGTTVFHCASGKDRTGIIAMLVLSLIGVSEEDVLEDFALTELATERLIADWRAFYPGRELTWSAYARAPKEPMELFIADLKSRYGSVEGYAEQELGVDDGLVAALKAKLVDVEG from the coding sequence ATGACCCGACACGTGGAATTCCAGCTCCTGCACAACTTCCGTGACCTCGGCGGCTATCCGACCGCCGACGGCCGCGCGACCAGGTGGGGCGTGCTGTACCGGTCGGACAACCTCCGGAAGCTGAGCGAGTCCGCCGATGTGGAGCGCTTCCTCGCGCTGGACGTCACCACGGTCGTGGACCTGCGGTACCCGTGGGAGATCGAGCAGTCCGGCCGGGTGCCGGAGTTCCCGGGGCTGCGCTACGTCAACCTGAGCATCGAGCACCAGCCCTACGACCAGGGTGCGTTGGGGGACGACTTCGATCCGTGGCGCTTCCTCGCGGATCGCTATATGGAAGTCGCGCAGGACGGCGTCAAGGAGATCCGCGGAGTCCTGGAGGCCATCGCCGATCCCGAGTCCGGGACCACGGTCTTCCACTGCGCTTCCGGCAAGGACCGGACCGGCATCATCGCCATGCTCGTCCTCAGTCTGATCGGAGTGTCCGAGGAGGACGTCCTGGAGGACTTCGCCCTGACGGAGTTGGCGACCGAGCGGTTGATCGCGGACTGGAGGGCGTTCTACCCCGGCCGGGAACTCACCTGGTCCGCCTACGCGCGCGCTCCTAAGGAGCCGATGGAGCTGTTCATCGCTGACCTGAAGTCCCGCTACGGCTCTGTAGAGGGTTACGCAGAGCAGGAACTTGGTGTCGACGACGGTCTGGTCGCCGCGTTGAAGGCGAAGCTAGTCGATGTCGAGGGCTAG
- a CDS encoding N-acetyltransferase family protein: MTDIEIRPATLDDLDGLTHDSADLFAEDGLTRDRLRDPDWPRDNNRTWCAGLIAAPDALVLVATEESRVVGHLIGTFSPASSMWTAARAELVSTHVAPPYRGQGIGGRLVEDFISWGRERGAVRLHVSAYTANSAAIRFYQRYGFVPMSIDLALDID, translated from the coding sequence ATGACCGACATCGAGATCCGCCCGGCGACCCTGGACGATCTGGACGGCCTCACCCACGACAGCGCCGACCTGTTCGCGGAGGACGGCCTGACGCGGGATCGGCTGCGCGACCCGGATTGGCCGCGGGACAACAATCGCACCTGGTGCGCCGGCCTCATCGCCGCTCCAGACGCCCTGGTACTTGTCGCTACAGAAGAGAGCAGAGTAGTCGGGCACCTGATCGGCACGTTCAGTCCGGCATCCTCTATGTGGACCGCGGCGCGCGCCGAACTGGTCAGCACACATGTGGCGCCGCCCTATAGAGGACAAGGGATCGGCGGCCGTCTGGTCGAGGACTTCATCTCCTGGGGACGAGAACGCGGCGCCGTACGCCTCCACGTCTCCGCCTACACGGCGAACAGCGCCGCGATCCGCTTCTATCAGCGCTACGGCTTCGTCCCGATGTCGATCGACCTAGCCCTCGACATCGACTAG
- a CDS encoding LysE family translocator: MLATLLPFLLACTAVAAVPGQSTALIIRQSIRGGKRAGIATVLGNESGVFVWGCAAAFGFTALLAASQIAYDGMRVVGACVLVWFAVQSFRSARRMKGEDGAEEPDAADGDARTRGPLWSYRAGLLTNLANPKAAIFAMSFLPQFVPAHAPKLVTMVLLAAAWAVYEVFYYSLYVWCVQRLRTFFSRRTVRRRMEQISGTVMLGLAVRMVVENS, encoded by the coding sequence ATGCTGGCAACCCTGCTGCCCTTCCTCCTCGCCTGCACGGCGGTCGCCGCGGTTCCCGGACAGAGCACGGCGCTGATCATCCGCCAGTCGATCCGGGGCGGGAAGCGCGCCGGGATCGCGACCGTCCTCGGCAACGAGAGCGGAGTCTTCGTCTGGGGATGTGCCGCCGCCTTCGGCTTCACCGCCCTGCTGGCGGCCTCCCAGATCGCCTATGACGGGATGCGCGTCGTCGGCGCCTGCGTCCTGGTGTGGTTCGCCGTCCAGTCCTTCCGCTCCGCCCGCCGGATGAAGGGGGAGGACGGCGCCGAGGAACCCGACGCGGCCGACGGCGACGCACGGACCCGGGGACCGCTGTGGTCCTACCGCGCCGGACTCCTGACGAACCTGGCCAACCCGAAGGCCGCGATCTTCGCGATGTCGTTCCTGCCGCAGTTCGTCCCGGCGCACGCCCCGAAGCTCGTGACGATGGTCCTGCTGGCCGCCGCCTGGGCCGTGTACGAGGTCTTCTACTACTCGCTCTATGTGTGGTGCGTCCAGCGGCTGCGCACGTTCTTCAGCCGCCGCACGGTGCGCCGCCGCATGGAGCAGATCTCCGGAACCGTCATGCTCGGCCTGGCGGTCCGGATGGTCGTAGAGAACAGCTGA
- a CDS encoding Gfo/Idh/MocA family protein, whose translation MTDLPLHLGVIGLGAMGAEMLAVATAHPDVTVGLAADPHGAAIERARIANPAVAFTDDPMAVIASTAIDAVYIAAPPTTHARYAIAAMNAGKAVFCEKPLAVDLAEGEEMVNVAAATGLVNALNYTLSDRSAAVEVLRAVRAGEAGDVLGVDIQLLFPEWPRKFQKDARWVAGREQGGFLREVGSHYVFLTDRVVGPLTTVHTEVSYGEDGETTATGLFSANGIPVRLAGNVAAGPETYAWTLYGSRRSYRITSWGDLSVGDASGWNPVELTGPQGGEDTRLGEFVGAVRGRPSTLADFAAGLRVQRAIEAFHAAV comes from the coding sequence ATGACCGATCTCCCGCTCCACCTCGGTGTCATCGGCCTCGGGGCCATGGGTGCCGAGATGCTCGCCGTCGCCACGGCCCATCCGGACGTCACCGTCGGACTCGCTGCGGATCCTCATGGCGCCGCTATAGAGCGCGCACGTATAGCGAATCCCGCAGTGGCCTTCACGGACGACCCGATGGCCGTCATCGCCAGCACCGCCATCGACGCCGTCTACATAGCAGCGCCTCCCACTACGCACGCGCGCTATGCGATCGCCGCCATGAACGCGGGCAAGGCGGTCTTCTGCGAGAAGCCCTTGGCCGTGGATCTGGCAGAGGGCGAGGAGATGGTGAACGTCGCCGCCGCCACAGGTCTGGTCAACGCACTCAACTACACGCTCTCCGATCGAAGCGCCGCAGTGGAAGTCCTCCGTGCGGTCCGCGCAGGGGAAGCCGGGGACGTCCTCGGAGTAGACATCCAGTTGCTCTTCCCGGAGTGGCCCAGGAAGTTCCAGAAGGACGCCCGCTGGGTCGCCGGCCGCGAGCAAGGCGGCTTCCTGCGCGAAGTCGGTTCCCACTATGTGTTCCTCACGGACCGCGTCGTGGGTCCGCTCACCACAGTCCACACAGAGGTCTCCTACGGAGAAGACGGAGAGACCACCGCGACCGGACTGTTCTCTGCGAATGGGATCCCCGTCCGCCTGGCGGGAAACGTCGCAGCCGGACCGGAGACCTACGCCTGGACCCTCTACGGCTCCCGCCGCTCCTACCGGATCACTTCATGGGGCGACCTCTCCGTGGGTGACGCGAGCGGCTGGAATCCGGTCGAGCTCACCGGACCGCAGGGCGGCGAGGACACCCGCCTCGGAGAGTTCGTCGGCGCGGTCCGCGGCCGGCCGTCGACGTTGGCCGACTTCGCCGCGGGACTGCGCGTGCAGCGGGCCATCGAGGCGTTCCACGCAGCGGTCTAG
- a CDS encoding TetR/AcrR family transcriptional regulator — translation MAETSPGALTERQRQIAEAARALLDAEGPDGLTMRRVADALGIKAPSLYKHVPDKTALEALVVADGFLEYAGALEAAIADSNDPLAALARTYREYAVAHPHLYRLMNYRPLRRDLLPEGLEERAALPLLKVIGHDAPKARALWAFAHGMVSLEIDGRFPSDADIPAAWSAGLATFA, via the coding sequence GTGGCTGAGACATCCCCCGGAGCGCTCACCGAGCGGCAGCGGCAGATCGCCGAGGCCGCTCGCGCGTTGCTGGACGCCGAAGGCCCTGACGGTCTGACCATGCGCCGGGTGGCCGACGCTCTGGGGATCAAAGCGCCGTCGCTCTATAAGCACGTCCCGGACAAGACCGCGCTGGAAGCCCTCGTGGTCGCCGACGGATTCCTTGAGTACGCAGGAGCGCTGGAAGCCGCGATCGCCGACTCCAACGATCCGCTGGCGGCACTCGCCAGGACGTATCGCGAGTACGCAGTCGCGCACCCGCATCTCTACCGACTCATGAACTACCGGCCCCTCCGAAGGGATCTCCTTCCGGAAGGACTGGAGGAGCGCGCCGCACTGCCGCTGCTCAAGGTGATCGGACACGACGCACCCAAGGCCCGAGCCCTGTGGGCCTTCGCGCACGGCATGGTGAGCCTGGAGATCGACGGCCGGTTTCCTTCCGACGCCGACATCCCGGCCGCATGGAGCGCCGGACTGGCCACGTTCGCATAA
- a CDS encoding DUF4260 family protein, whose amino-acid sequence MTTLESAATTDHRFPSAARRTGWAAWAVFLTAFAILEGVNHGAGSWLALVGGLIAPDLSFFAAAGSHEPVRQGQLPRKAVPFYNTAHRTWIPFVLAVAYSVSPVQVPALFTFLLAWMLHIAIDRVAGYNLRTKEGFIRG is encoded by the coding sequence ATGACCACCCTCGAATCCGCTGCGACGACCGACCACCGTTTCCCGTCCGCCGCGCGCCGGACCGGCTGGGCCGCCTGGGCCGTGTTCCTCACCGCCTTCGCGATCCTGGAGGGCGTGAACCACGGCGCGGGCAGCTGGCTGGCGCTCGTCGGCGGCCTGATCGCCCCCGACCTGTCGTTCTTCGCGGCGGCCGGGTCGCACGAGCCGGTGCGCCAGGGGCAACTGCCGCGCAAGGCCGTCCCCTTCTACAACACCGCGCACCGCACCTGGATCCCGTTCGTCCTGGCCGTGGCGTACTCCGTGTCCCCGGTTCAGGTCCCCGCGCTGTTCACGTTCCTGCTGGCCTGGATGCTGCACATCGCGATCGACCGCGTCGCCGGCTACAACCTGCGCACCAAGGAAGGCTTCATCCGTGGCTGA
- a CDS encoding SigE family RNA polymerase sigma factor: MRSEDEDEFRRFTAARWPGLVRTAYLLTGDLGHAEDLAQTTLIKAYRSWHRVRRVDDVDAYVRKILINANRSRFRAKRPVELSVATLPEPQAPPDAGSGVEERDVLFAALAGLPPRQRAIVVLRYWEDLAEGEVAALLGCSVGTVKSQASRALAKLRTDAGLAGLSPFQDPAAAMRGART; this comes from the coding sequence ATGCGGTCCGAGGACGAAGACGAGTTCCGTCGCTTCACGGCTGCGCGCTGGCCGGGCCTGGTGCGGACGGCGTACCTGCTCACCGGGGACCTCGGGCACGCCGAGGACCTCGCGCAGACCACCCTGATCAAGGCGTACCGGTCCTGGCACCGGGTCCGCCGGGTCGACGACGTCGACGCCTACGTGCGCAAGATCCTGATCAACGCCAACCGGAGCCGGTTCCGGGCCAAGCGGCCGGTCGAGCTCAGCGTCGCCACACTCCCGGAGCCCCAGGCGCCGCCGGACGCCGGCAGCGGGGTCGAGGAGCGGGACGTGCTGTTCGCGGCGCTCGCCGGGCTGCCGCCCCGCCAGCGCGCGATCGTGGTCCTGCGGTACTGGGAGGACTTGGCGGAGGGCGAGGTGGCCGCTCTGCTCGGCTGCTCCGTCGGCACCGTCAAGAGCCAGGCCTCGCGGGCGCTGGCGAAGCTGCGGACCGACGCGGGGCTGGCGGGGCTGAGCCCGTTTCAGGACCCGGCGGCGGCGATGAGGGGAGCACGGACATGA
- a CDS encoding DsbA family protein encodes MTQESWENGLRDVMTGTAVAARVAAPPTDTILRKGRSSLRWRNGLTGSGVLGVVAAAVLVGTSLGPGTAGGSAQTAAAADAVVTMGPASAKTKVVLYEDYRCPVCKEFNASLDSVLQQDAAAGKIQIEYRPTDLIDRNDTVRGTGSVTAGNAVLCAAEHGAFYAYRDAVYAHQPVEAADSFQSPAQLIDIARAIPGLDTPAFEKCVDDQPYAAGIKHNFDTAINTVHCPGVPCVNAGGKQWSGPLAQGEDLAATVNTWLSQIIASD; translated from the coding sequence ATGACACAGGAGTCGTGGGAGAACGGCCTGCGGGACGTCATGACCGGCACCGCGGTGGCGGCACGCGTCGCCGCGCCGCCGACCGACACGATCCTCCGCAAGGGGCGGTCCTCGCTCCGGTGGCGGAACGGGCTGACCGGCTCCGGGGTCCTCGGGGTCGTCGCCGCGGCGGTGCTGGTGGGCACGTCGCTGGGACCCGGAACCGCAGGCGGCTCCGCGCAGACCGCGGCCGCGGCGGACGCCGTGGTCACGATGGGTCCGGCGTCGGCGAAGACCAAGGTGGTGCTGTACGAGGACTACCGCTGCCCGGTGTGCAAGGAGTTCAACGCGAGCCTCGACTCTGTGCTCCAGCAGGACGCCGCCGCCGGAAAGATCCAGATCGAGTACCGGCCGACAGACCTCATCGACCGGAACGACACAGTGCGGGGCACCGGATCCGTGACGGCTGGCAACGCCGTGCTGTGCGCCGCCGAGCACGGCGCCTTCTACGCCTACCGCGACGCGGTGTACGCCCATCAACCGGTCGAGGCCGCCGACTCCTTCCAGTCGCCGGCACAACTCATCGACATCGCCCGCGCGATTCCGGGTCTGGACACACCGGCCTTTGAGAAGTGTGTGGACGATCAGCCCTATGCGGCGGGGATCAAGCACAACTTCGACACCGCCATCAACACCGTGCATTGCCCCGGCGTGCCCTGCGTGAACGCCGGCGGAAAGCAGTGGAGCGGGCCGCTCGCGCAGGGCGAGGATCTGGCGGCGACGGTCAATACCTGGTTGTCGCAGATCATCGCGTCGGACTAG
- a CDS encoding class I SAM-dependent methyltransferase — protein MSSDPKAIIESGYDAMAEEYLSTFGEAVPDDPRVRFVGELANHLADGARVLELGCGAGVLELGCGAGVPATVLLAQRFDVLGVDISAGQLALAAQRVPRAGFRKADMTQLELPEASFDAVAAFYSFNHVPRAEQQPLLARIGRWLRPGGLLLASFGRGGSADDVEPWLGVPMFFASHDPATNTRHLAEAGFVPLVDELVSTETPLGRETWQWVLAKLL, from the coding sequence GTGAGCTCTGATCCGAAGGCGATCATCGAGTCCGGATACGACGCCATGGCCGAGGAGTACTTGTCCACGTTCGGCGAAGCCGTGCCCGACGACCCGAGGGTCCGCTTCGTCGGCGAACTGGCGAACCACCTCGCCGACGGCGCCCGCGTGCTCGAACTCGGATGCGGCGCCGGCGTGCTCGAACTCGGATGCGGCGCCGGCGTGCCCGCCACAGTCCTGCTGGCTCAACGTTTTGACGTACTCGGCGTGGACATCTCCGCCGGCCAGCTGGCGCTCGCCGCGCAGCGGGTGCCGCGCGCCGGCTTCCGGAAAGCCGACATGACACAACTGGAGCTGCCCGAGGCCTCGTTCGACGCCGTCGCTGCCTTCTACAGCTTCAACCACGTCCCCCGCGCCGAGCAGCAGCCGCTGCTGGCCCGGATCGGCCGGTGGCTGCGGCCCGGCGGACTCCTGCTGGCCTCCTTCGGCCGCGGCGGCTCGGCCGACGACGTCGAGCCCTGGCTCGGCGTCCCCATGTTCTTCGCCAGCCACGACCCCGCGACGAACACCCGCCACCTCGCCGAGGCCGGCTTCGTCCCGCTGGTCGACGAGCTCGTGAGTACGGAGACGCCGCTGGGGCGCGAGACATGGCAGTGGGTGCTGGCGAAACTGCTCTGA
- a CDS encoding LuxR C-terminal-related transcriptional regulator: MSTLLTLGLEEQLAQLWTAMAAAPGAGVADLAQILGLDESQARERLDALADRALVRTSQQHPELLLPITAEAALAQLLRLQEAELAEQQRRIQAQRDQIARTVTARLDDDGRDPASQIEEVIGADAIHARFEQIALRTTTTVDSLVPATTLPARMLADAWPLDADLLRRGVAARSLYLEAVRNDAHLADYARDLASAGAQVRTSPTLPQRLFISDRRIAVVPLDPTVRGRGTAVVTAPGVIASLLELFETVWRNAAPLDVGKPVDAHTGLSDTERTLLNLLADGATDETAAKKLGISLRTVRRIMADLMQRLDAGLRFEAGMKAAKRGWL, from the coding sequence GTGTCCACTTTGCTGACCTTGGGCCTGGAGGAGCAGCTGGCACAGCTGTGGACGGCCATGGCCGCCGCCCCCGGCGCCGGCGTGGCCGACCTGGCCCAGATCCTGGGGCTCGACGAGTCGCAAGCCCGTGAGCGCTTGGACGCCCTGGCCGACCGAGCCCTGGTCCGCACCTCCCAGCAGCACCCCGAACTGCTGCTACCGATCACCGCCGAGGCGGCTCTGGCCCAGCTGCTACGCCTCCAGGAAGCCGAACTTGCCGAGCAGCAACGCCGCATCCAGGCCCAGCGCGATCAGATCGCCAGGACTGTCACCGCGCGCCTGGACGACGACGGCCGCGATCCGGCCAGCCAGATCGAGGAGGTCATCGGCGCCGACGCGATCCATGCCCGGTTCGAGCAGATCGCCCTGCGCACCACTACGACCGTCGACTCCCTGGTACCGGCCACCACCCTGCCGGCGCGGATGCTCGCCGACGCCTGGCCGCTGGATGCCGATCTGCTGCGCAGGGGCGTGGCGGCACGATCGCTGTATCTGGAGGCTGTCCGCAACGATGCACACCTGGCCGACTACGCCCGCGACCTGGCATCCGCCGGCGCCCAGGTCCGAACCAGTCCGACCCTCCCGCAGCGGCTGTTCATCTCCGACCGGCGGATCGCGGTCGTTCCCCTGGACCCGACCGTCCGTGGCCGAGGCACCGCCGTCGTCACCGCGCCCGGTGTCATCGCCAGCCTGCTGGAGCTGTTCGAGACGGTATGGCGCAACGCAGCCCCGCTGGACGTCGGCAAGCCCGTCGATGCCCATACCGGCTTGTCCGACACCGAACGCACCCTGCTCAACCTGCTCGCCGACGGCGCCACCGACGAGACCGCAGCCAAGAAGCTCGGGATCTCCCTGCGCACCGTCCGCCGCATCATGGCCGACCTCATGCAGCGCCTCGACGCCGGATTACGCTTCGAAGCCGGGATGAAGGCCGCCAAACGCGGCTGGCTATGA
- a CDS encoding Ig-like domain-containing protein, producing MKNIRRRLSASIAAGSMTAALSVTLLATSPAHADGAAACADTSSKGGVISPCMMIARAYNWIAAGVPYDQGGWYASPSGDGTYREDCAGFVAMAWHMKWSPPVTYAPPGLDDPSISKYLGTVSSLKNAGSLDTIQPGDALVLTGEHVVLFAGWTDSSHTSAVIDSESHTGVPTSQSAGLYAWSTKYLIGEGYKVYRYNNDQLSNPASPPTTTVDSASVTNSAVTLTGTASPGADYFYFHVQQNGVDKLYSPAVAGTPGTPHHTWSFDPKSLPNGTYQVIASASLNGQIGTSAGYNITINNAPAAPPAPSVSSPSGIATGVVAMTASAPGANSVTYSVDGAVVGTSTSGPDFSLEWDSAAVPNGLHSITATASNGSATSPVSSTVKTDVEDSRRDVGVITPSASDATSTKVGDANGQMHVFSRGADGHLYDSYAMPGGAWNLYDLTKYGGAPAISGAPAAVVDSSGVLNVFSRGANGHLYDTYAAAGAAWNDFDLTAQGGAPTIGTDPAVTVDSSGTMNVFTRGADGHLYDTYAQAGAVWNDFDLTAQGGAPTITNNPAVTVDSSATMNVFTRGADGHLYDSYAKAGGTWNDYDLTAQAGAPTITNNPAVTVDTSGTMNVFTRGADGHLYDSYAKSGGTWNDYDLTAQAGAPTITNNPAVTVDTSGTMNVFARGADGHLYDSYAKAGGTWNDYDLTAQAGAPTIVNEPSVTVDTSGTMNVFTRGADGHLYDSYAKAGGTWNDYDLTSGASVPVM from the coding sequence ATGAAGAACATCCGGCGTCGGCTGTCCGCCTCGATAGCCGCCGGTTCGATGACCGCAGCGCTGAGCGTTACGCTTCTGGCCACATCGCCTGCGCATGCCGATGGTGCGGCAGCATGCGCCGATACATCCAGCAAGGGCGGTGTCATATCCCCTTGCATGATGATCGCCCGGGCATACAACTGGATTGCCGCAGGCGTTCCATACGACCAGGGCGGTTGGTATGCCAGCCCGTCCGGAGACGGCACCTACCGTGAGGACTGTGCCGGATTCGTGGCGATGGCCTGGCACATGAAGTGGAGCCCGCCAGTCACCTACGCTCCGCCCGGTCTGGACGACCCGTCCATCTCGAAGTACCTCGGTACCGTCAGCAGCCTGAAGAACGCCGGGAGCCTGGACACGATCCAGCCCGGCGACGCGCTCGTCCTCACCGGCGAGCATGTGGTGCTGTTCGCCGGCTGGACCGACTCCTCGCATACGTCAGCGGTGATTGACTCTGAATCCCATACGGGTGTTCCTACCTCACAGAGTGCAGGACTCTATGCCTGGAGCACCAAATACCTGATCGGCGAGGGCTACAAGGTCTATCGGTACAACAACGACCAGCTCAGCAATCCCGCCAGCCCTCCGACCACCACTGTCGACAGTGCATCTGTCACCAATTCGGCGGTGACGCTAACCGGCACCGCGTCCCCTGGCGCAGACTACTTCTACTTCCACGTGCAGCAGAACGGTGTCGACAAGCTCTACTCTCCTGCAGTGGCTGGGACTCCGGGAACCCCGCACCACACCTGGAGTTTTGACCCGAAGTCCCTGCCGAATGGCACCTACCAGGTGATCGCTTCGGCGAGCCTCAACGGGCAAATCGGTACGTCAGCCGGCTACAACATCACGATTAACAACGCTCCCGCTGCGCCTCCCGCGCCTTCGGTATCGAGCCCATCCGGCATCGCCACAGGCGTTGTGGCGATGACCGCTTCTGCCCCGGGTGCAAACTCTGTTACGTACAGTGTTGACGGAGCCGTCGTCGGAACGTCTACCTCGGGACCGGACTTCTCGCTGGAGTGGGACTCGGCGGCTGTGCCTAACGGATTGCATTCCATCACCGCAACGGCTAGCAATGGCAGTGCCACTTCTCCGGTCTCTTCAACAGTCAAGACGGATGTAGAAGACTCTCGGCGTGATGTGGGCGTGATTACCCCCAGTGCATCTGACGCCACCTCGACCAAGGTCGGAGATGCCAACGGTCAGATGCACGTGTTCAGCCGCGGTGCCGACGGCCACCTGTACGACAGCTATGCAATGCCGGGCGGCGCGTGGAACCTCTACGATCTGACTAAATATGGAGGTGCGCCGGCGATTTCGGGCGCTCCGGCTGCGGTGGTCGACTCGTCTGGTGTTCTGAACGTGTTCAGTCGTGGCGCGAACGGCCATCTTTACGACACCTACGCCGCTGCGGGAGCAGCGTGGAACGACTTCGACCTGACTGCTCAGGGCGGAGCTCCAACGATCGGGACGGATCCCGCGGTGACGGTGGACAGCTCCGGGACGATGAACGTGTTCACTCGTGGTGCGGACGGTCACCTGTACGACACCTACGCTCAGGCTGGCGCAGTGTGGAACGATTTCGACCTGACTGCTCAGGGCGGCGCCCCGACCATCACGAACAACCCTGCGGTGACGGTGGACAGCTCCGCGACGATGAATGTGTTCACCCGTGGTGCGGACGGTCACCTGTACGACTCGTACGCCAAGGCCGGCGGGACCTGGAACGACTACGACCTCACAGCACAGGCCGGTGCTCCGACCATCACGAACAACCCTGCGGTGACGGTGGACACTTCGGGGACGATGAACGTGTTCACTCGTGGTGCGGACGGTCACCTGTATGACTCGTACGCCAAGTCCGGTGGGACCTGGAACGACTACGACCTGACTGCTCAGGCTGGCGCTCCGACCATCACGAACAATCCTGCGGTGACGGTGGACACTTCGGGGACGATGAACGTGTTCGCCCGTGGCGCGGACGGTCACCTGTATGACTCGTACGCCAAGGCCGGTGGGACCTGGAATGACTACGACCTCACAGCACAGGCCGGCGCCCCGACGATCGTCAACGAGCCGTCCGTCACCGTTGACACCTCGGGGACGATGAATGTGTTCACCCGTGGTGCGGACGGTCACCTGTACGACTCGTACGCCAAGGCCGGCGGGACCTGGAACGACTACGACCTGACCTCCGGAGCGAGCGTTCCCGTCATGTAG